One Psychrosphaera aestuarii DNA window includes the following coding sequences:
- a CDS encoding 5-formyltetrahydrofolate cyclo-ligase has product MDSRQQLRTLIRQRRNSLSDEQQRTASLALRDRLLSIVSAQQTIALYLTNDGEIDTSPIIDSLKEQNTRLLFPVLHPFKKGYLNFQSVNRETQWTLNKYNINEPQLNSITTTPISNIDVILMPLVAFDPQGNRLGMGGGYYDRTLAQIQYLPTKPKLIGLAHDCQEVDSLPYEEWDVPIDAIVTPTRIINVSPQRLRTP; this is encoded by the coding sequence ATGGATAGTCGTCAACAATTACGAACTCTTATTCGCCAACGTCGTAATTCGTTGAGCGATGAGCAACAGCGCACAGCCTCTCTCGCATTAAGAGATAGACTGTTATCAATTGTAAGTGCTCAACAAACTATCGCGTTATATTTAACTAATGATGGTGAAATTGATACCTCACCTATTATTGATAGCTTAAAAGAGCAAAATACTCGTCTACTATTTCCGGTATTGCATCCCTTTAAAAAAGGTTATTTGAATTTTCAGAGCGTCAATCGCGAAACTCAATGGACGCTAAATAAATACAACATCAACGAACCTCAACTAAACTCTATAACAACCACTCCTATTTCTAATATAGACGTTATATTAATGCCACTGGTTGCATTTGACCCACAAGGAAATAGGCTCGGAATGGGTGGCGGCTATTACGACAGAACGTTAGCTCAAATCCAATATTTACCTACAAAACCTAAATTAATTGGCCTAGCTCATGATTGCCAAGAGGTAGATAGCCTGCCTTACGAAGAATGGGATGTTCCAATTGACGCAATTGTTACCCCAACCCGAATTATTAATGTTTCACCACAAAGACTGAGAACACCATGA
- the rpiA gene encoding ribose-5-phosphate isomerase RpiA, giving the protein MTQDEMKKAAALAALDYVKSDSIVGVGTGSTVNYFIDGLAEMKQNIIGAVSSSEASTARLKQHGIEVFDLNNVADLDIYVDGADEINSDNAMIKGGGAALTREKIVAAVAKQFICIVDETKLVRHLGEFPLPVEVIPMARSYVAREIVKLGGSPVYREGVVTDNGNVILDVFDMKIAQPRKLEEQLNNIVGVVTNGLFAHRAADHVVIGSKNGVEKR; this is encoded by the coding sequence ATGACTCAAGATGAAATGAAAAAAGCCGCTGCACTTGCCGCTCTCGATTACGTCAAATCAGATTCCATTGTTGGAGTTGGTACAGGCTCAACCGTTAATTACTTTATTGATGGACTTGCTGAAATGAAGCAAAACATCATAGGTGCAGTTTCAAGCTCTGAAGCCTCGACTGCACGATTAAAACAACACGGTATAGAAGTTTTTGACTTAAATAACGTCGCGGATCTTGACATATATGTTGATGGCGCAGATGAGATAAATTCAGATAACGCTATGATAAAAGGCGGTGGCGCCGCGTTAACTCGAGAAAAAATTGTCGCTGCTGTCGCTAAACAGTTTATTTGCATTGTTGATGAGACAAAATTGGTCAGGCATTTAGGCGAGTTTCCATTACCAGTTGAAGTCATCCCTATGGCGAGAAGTTATGTCGCTCGTGAAATAGTGAAACTTGGCGGTAGCCCTGTTTACCGTGAAGGTGTCGTAACCGACAATGGCAATGTTATTTTAGATGTTTTTGACATGAAAATTGCACAACCAAGAAAACTTGAAGAACAGCTTAATAATATTGTTGGTGTTGTAACTAATGGATTATTTGCGCATAGAGCCGCTGACCATGTTGTGATTGGAAGTAAGAATGGGGTTGAGAAACGTTAA
- the serA gene encoding phosphoglycerate dehydrogenase, whose protein sequence is MENISLAKHKIKILLLEGLHPSSEETLKSQGYENIETLKTSLPENELIEKIKDVHFVGIRSRTNLNANVLKHANKLIAIGCFCIGTNQVDLNAAKEKGIAVFNAPFSNTRSVAELVLGEILLLIRGIPEKSAKAHRGIWQKSAIGSFEARGKTLGIIGYGHIGTQLGIMAENIGMRVQFFDIENKLTLGNASQVSTLNKLLQSSDVISLHVPETASTQNMIGAAQLAKMKPGAILINASRGTVVDLDALTSALKDKHIGGAAIDVFPIEPKSNDEEFLSPLRGLDNVILTPHVGGSTQEAQENIGIEVAGKLVKYSDNGSTLSAVNVPEVSLPEHTGRSRILHIHKNQPGVLTKINEAFAKHNINIAAQYLQTDEKIGYVVIDVETDDSNTAFDELKLIEGTVKTRLLH, encoded by the coding sequence ATGGAAAATATTTCGCTTGCCAAGCATAAAATCAAAATTTTGTTGTTAGAAGGTCTGCACCCTAGCTCTGAAGAAACACTTAAATCCCAGGGTTATGAGAACATTGAAACACTAAAAACCTCGTTACCTGAAAACGAATTGATCGAAAAAATAAAAGATGTTCATTTTGTTGGTATTCGGTCTCGTACCAATCTTAATGCCAATGTTTTAAAACACGCCAATAAGTTAATTGCTATTGGCTGCTTTTGTATTGGTACCAACCAAGTTGATTTAAATGCAGCAAAAGAGAAAGGCATTGCGGTTTTTAATGCGCCATTTTCTAACACTCGATCTGTTGCAGAATTAGTACTGGGCGAGATACTACTTCTTATTCGAGGCATCCCTGAAAAAAGCGCGAAAGCGCACCGTGGTATTTGGCAAAAATCAGCTATAGGTTCATTTGAAGCGCGAGGTAAAACTCTCGGCATAATTGGCTACGGTCACATAGGTACTCAGCTTGGTATTATGGCTGAAAACATTGGTATGCGGGTTCAGTTTTTTGATATTGAAAACAAATTAACCTTGGGGAATGCTAGCCAAGTTTCCACTCTAAATAAACTGCTTCAAAGCTCAGATGTGATTTCTCTTCACGTTCCAGAAACAGCTTCTACACAAAACATGATAGGCGCTGCTCAGCTTGCAAAAATGAAACCTGGTGCGATATTAATTAACGCTTCACGCGGCACTGTTGTTGACTTAGATGCCCTTACAAGTGCACTAAAAGACAAGCATATCGGTGGCGCAGCCATTGATGTGTTCCCAATAGAACCAAAGTCAAATGATGAAGAGTTTTTATCGCCTCTTCGTGGATTAGATAATGTTATTTTGACGCCTCATGTAGGTGGCTCTACTCAAGAGGCACAAGAAAATATTGGTATTGAAGTAGCTGGTAAACTCGTTAAGTACTCTGATAATGGTTCTACTTTAAGTGCAGTTAACGTCCCTGAAGTATCGTTACCTGAGCATACAGGGCGCAGTAGGATATTGCATATCCACAAAAACCAGCCTGGTGTACTAACAAAAATAAACGAAGCCTTTGCTAAGCACAATATCAATATTGCTGCACAGTACCTGCAAACTGATGAGAAAATCGGTTACGTCGTTATTGATGTTGAGACTGATGATAGTAATACCGCGTTTGATGAATTGAAGTTAATTGAAGGCACTGTAAAAACACGCTTATTACACTAA
- a CDS encoding YebG family protein — protein sequence MAVETRYVVIRTDKSNKEQDVMTFTDKRAADEYDKMLDMADDMFELLQQSGVKVDDQQAEELSIFLAKQREDVLIALQAKKKPVTKKPKAKSDTQADLVDTADESEKNEQANNAKKTESELQSDAHSDESEDNLIDFVIEKDDAA from the coding sequence ATGGCTGTTGAAACTAGATATGTCGTGATCCGAACCGACAAAAGCAATAAGGAACAAGACGTCATGACTTTTACCGACAAACGTGCAGCTGACGAATATGACAAAATGTTAGACATGGCTGATGACATGTTTGAATTATTGCAGCAAAGCGGTGTTAAGGTCGACGATCAACAAGCCGAGGAGTTGAGTATTTTCCTAGCTAAACAACGCGAAGACGTACTCATTGCGTTGCAAGCGAAAAAGAAGCCGGTTACTAAAAAACCGAAAGCGAAATCAGATACTCAGGCTGACTTAGTCGATACTGCTGACGAGTCGGAAAAAAACGAACAAGCAAATAATGCAAAAAAGACTGAGAGTGAGTTGCAGTCCGATGCTCACTCTGATGAATCTGAGGACAATTTAATTGATTTTGTTATCGAAAAAGACGATGCCGCTTGA
- a CDS encoding DUF445 domain-containing protein, whose translation MNKSLVTNALAATGCIVGFGLKLDWLFYLSLFALSGALTNWIAVHMLFEKVPGLYGTGIVQLKFEEFKAAIHNLIMEQFFTQENLDKFLSEKTGDAHHFDLAPLIKETDMSPAFDSLVTTIQQSSFGGMLSMFGGTDALTPLKGPFEDNLKQSITDITASDEFAEKLKSQLGSSSNFGDIRSKVDSIVQQRLNELTPNMVKELVQQMIKSHLGWLVVWGGVFGGLIGLLAYFVGL comes from the coding sequence TTGAACAAAAGCTTGGTTACCAATGCGCTTGCAGCGACAGGCTGTATCGTTGGATTTGGACTTAAATTAGATTGGTTATTTTATTTATCTTTATTTGCACTATCTGGAGCGCTAACTAACTGGATAGCTGTACACATGTTGTTTGAAAAGGTACCAGGCTTGTATGGTACTGGCATTGTTCAGCTCAAGTTTGAAGAGTTTAAGGCTGCTATCCATAACTTAATTATGGAACAGTTTTTTACGCAAGAAAATCTGGACAAGTTTTTGTCAGAAAAAACCGGTGATGCGCACCATTTTGATTTAGCACCGCTAATCAAAGAAACCGACATGTCCCCTGCATTTGACTCATTAGTCACGACAATACAGCAAAGCTCATTTGGTGGCATGTTAAGCATGTTCGGTGGTACTGACGCATTAACGCCTTTAAAAGGCCCTTTTGAGGATAACCTTAAACAATCGATAACGGACATTACCGCGTCTGATGAATTTGCTGAAAAGTTAAAATCTCAATTAGGCAGTTCGTCAAACTTTGGCGATATCCGATCAAAAGTAGACTCAATTGTACAGCAGCGCCTAAATGAGTTAACGCCCAATATGGTCAAAGAGCTCGTTCAGCAAATGATAAAAAGCCACTTAGGCTGGTTAGTTGTTTGGGGTGGTGTTTTTGGTGGACTAATCGGTTTATTAGCTTATTTTGTTGGGTTGTAG
- a CDS encoding 4a-hydroxytetrahydrobiopterin dehydratase — MAANKLTDEQIAQELLEINSLLDDDKHWQIVDGKLHKEFIFKNFIQAFGFMTQVAIHAEKLIHHPEWSNVWNKVVIDLVTHDVDGISDLDIKMVKRMEKLI; from the coding sequence ATGGCTGCAAATAAATTGACGGACGAGCAAATAGCTCAGGAATTATTAGAAATAAACTCACTACTAGACGATGACAAACATTGGCAAATTGTTGATGGAAAACTTCACAAAGAGTTTATATTTAAAAACTTTATTCAGGCATTTGGGTTTATGACTCAAGTTGCTATTCATGCAGAAAAACTTATCCATCATCCTGAGTGGTCAAATGTATGGAACAAGGTTGTGATTGATCTTGTGACGCATGACGTAGATGGCATCAGCGATTTAGATATAAAAATGGTTAAGCGAATGGAGAAGTTAATTTAA
- a CDS encoding acyl-CoA thioesterase, with protein sequence MNKTSLIKVRGFHLDIYQHVNNARYLEFLEEARWQYLEDSGDIEYFTSLGYAWAIVNININYRASAYMGDTLELSTSLSNIGNKSAVFHQVITKEGTDKVVVDADITFVVMDQKTGKAVEITGDLLTRMQAHMKD encoded by the coding sequence ATGAATAAAACAAGTCTAATTAAAGTTCGTGGTTTCCATTTAGATATTTATCAGCACGTAAATAATGCTCGTTACTTGGAGTTCTTAGAAGAGGCTCGTTGGCAATATCTAGAAGACAGTGGCGATATTGAATATTTCACATCACTTGGCTATGCATGGGCAATCGTAAATATAAATATAAATTATAGAGCCAGTGCTTATATGGGCGACACACTCGAATTAAGTACTTCACTATCAAACATAGGCAATAAAAGTGCGGTATTCCATCAAGTTATTACCAAAGAAGGTACTGATAAAGTGGTCGTGGATGCTGACATTACGTTCGTTGTAATGGATCAAAAAACGGGCAAAGCAGTTGAGATAACGGGAGACTTATTAACTCGCATGCAAGCTCATATGAAAGACTAA